From a region of the Cucumis sativus cultivar 9930 chromosome 6, Cucumber_9930_V3, whole genome shotgun sequence genome:
- the LOC101218618 gene encoding RING-H2 finger protein ATL70: MNNGTAETGGFLSSSNIGGFGYGIGVSLGLLILITTILLASYYCTRNGLSSSVVQRTPPNRSPPQAVGEMDSVVVDIGLDQETITSYPKLLYSEAKLQKNDSTASCCSICLADYKNSDVLRLLPDCGHLFHLKCVDPWLRLHPTCPVCRTSPIPTPLSTPLAEQVPLASRRD, encoded by the coding sequence ATGAACAACGGCACGGCCGAAACCGGCGGATTTCTCTCCTCTTCCAACATCGGCGGTTTCGGCTACGGAATTGGCGTCTCCTTAGGCCTTTTGATTCTCATCACTACCATCCTCTTGGCTTCCTATTACTGTACCAGAAACGGCCTATCCTCCTCCGTCGTTCAGAGGACTCCTCCCAATCGCTCCCCGCCCCAAGCGGTGGGGGAAATGGATTCCGTCGTTGTCGACATCGGACTCGATCAGGAGACGATAACGAGTTATCCCAAATTACTGTATTCTGAAGCGAAACTTCAGAAGAACGATTCGACTGCTTCTTGTTGTTCAATCTGTTTGGCTGATTATAAGAACTCGGATGTTCTTCGGCTTTTGCCTGATTGCGGTCATCTCTTTCATCTCAAGTGCGTCGATCCGTGGCTTAGACTTCATCCCACTTGTCCGGTTTGCCGGACGTCGCCGATTCCTACGCCGTTGTCGACTCCTCTAGCGGAGCAAGTTCCATTAGCAAGCCGGCGcgattga
- the LOC101218857 gene encoding alpha-ketoglutarate-dependent dioxygenase alkB homolog 6: MESSEGLNRHQVGHLPTVFYIPNFISPDHETVLLDNIYKAPVSKWKSLKNRRLQNWGGIVHEKGLLPQDLPIWLTNITKKIGQETSLYPAPINHVLINEYLLDQGIMPHQDGPAYFPVVAILSLGSPVVMDFTPHSRLKSCADQLTEKVDDKDSNGTTHHPHPFSILLMPRSLLIFKDEAYSGYLHGISDNSLQFYEQAVNKTEVQNCLLETENATVKVNRDHSSFERTNTRVSLTCRLVPKVHKHLFRH; encoded by the exons ATGGAATCATCGGAAGGGCTTAATCGTCACCAAGTTGGTCATCTTCCAACAGTCTTCTATATTCCCAACTTCATATCACCCGACCATGAGACCGTTCTTCTGGATAAT ATTTATAAAGCGCCTGTGTCAAAATGGAAATCCTTGAAGAATAGAAGGCTGCAAAATTGGG GCGGTATTGTACATGAAAAAGGTCTCCTACCTCAAGATT TGCCTATTTGGCTGACAAATATCACCAAGAAGATCGGTCAAGAAACAAGTTTATACCCTGCACCCATAAATCATGTTCTTATTAACGAATACCTCCTCGATCAAGGCATCATG CCACATCAAGATGGCCCTGCTTACTTTCCCGTAGTAGCAATTCTATCTCTTGGTTCTCCTGTTGTTATGGACTTCACTCCACATTCAAGGTTGAAATCATGTGCCGACCAGTTGACAGAAAAGGTCGACGACAAAGATTCTAATGGAACGACTCACCACCCCCACCCTTTCTCTATTCTTTTAATGCCTCGTAGTTTGCTCATATTTAAGGATGAAGCTTATTCTG GTTACTTGCATGGTATTAGTGACAACAGTCTCCAATTCTATGAACAG GCAGTGAACAAAACTGAAGTTCAAAACTGCCTATTAGAAACAGAAAATGCAACCGTCAAAGTGAACCGTGATCATAGTTCTTTTGAGAGAACAAATACTCGAGTTTCGTTGACATGCCGACTTGTACCAAAGGTTCACAAGCATTTGTTTAGGCATTGA
- the LOC105435895 gene encoding uncharacterized protein LOC105435895: MVKTKQKQNSSPNHLSGSSNSVIDLDMHGDDGWVVVKKQKVTILVPPISIVTKSAPPNVEQSQLQPITQKVSNCQTGALVETCLEAPANVLLSTSENANQQSSKSAAAHCTLTRKEPLKQAVTPPNPDNVFNSRSYKVLGLSNSTKSMKQQPRQLHCPGGFLTGGTLLNLRLRALNLERNLQKAGGLIRWLESLGLDQFVGIFQRKSISKFHLVNLTMKKLKDMGANAVGPRRKLIHAIECVCQPYSSEPFEPVYGI; this comes from the coding sequence ATGGtgaaaacaaagcaaaaacaGAATAGCAGTCCTAATCATCTTTCTGGCTCTTCAAACTCTGTTATTGATTTAGATATGCATGGAGATGATGGTTGGGTGGTGGTAAAGAAGCAGAAAGTCACAATCCTAGTGCCTCCTATTTCAATAGTAACAAAATCCGCACCCCCCAATGTTGAACAGAGTCAGCTGCAACCAATTACCCAAAAGGTATCAAATTGCCAAACAGGAGCTCTTGTAGAGACATGTCTTGAAGCGCCTGCTAATGTGCTGCTATCAACTTCTGAAAATGCTAATCAACAAAGTTCAAAATCTGCTGCTGCTCATTGTACTTTGACAAGGAAAGAGCCATTGAAGCAAGCTGTCACACCCCCAAATCCAGACAACGTTTTCAATTCAAGGTCTTATAAGGTTTTAGGATTATCGAACAGCACGAAATCTATGAAACAGCAGCCTAGACAGCTGCATTGCCCTGGTGGCTTTCTCACAGGAGGCACATTGTTAAATCTAAGACTCAGGGCGCTTAACCTGGAAAGGAATCTGCAAAAGGCTGGAGGTTTAATTAGGTGGTTGGAATCACTAGGACTGGACCAATTTGTAGGTATTTTCCAGCGAAAGAGTATCAGTAAGTTTCACCTGGTAAATCTAACCATGAAAAAGCTGAAAGATATGGGCGCAAATGCGGTAGGGCCACGTAGAAAACTGATACACGCAATTGAGTGTGTCTGTCAACCCTATAGTTCTGAACCTTTTGAGCCGGTTTACGGGATTTAA
- the LOC101219092 gene encoding EEF1A lysine methyltransferase 1, which yields MESPTKSESICRDPTVVEEDDVDDDPPLLSSHALAALKEFLAEQTQPSTEPHLENGVSEDSEVALVAEDWRLSQFWYDRVTAETVADEVLTLCQNFDSPRVACIACPTLYTYLKKIGPNVSAQLLEYDKRFSQHGSEFTFYDYNEPEELPMELKHNFQIIVADPPYLSKECLEKVTHTISFLAQHSESYLLLLTGEVQAERAAELMGFHTCGFRPHHSSKLGNEFRLFTNYNPGTRLGGWEQ from the exons ATGGAGTCACCCACCAAATCGGAGAGCATTTGTAGGGACCCTACAGTTGTTGAAGAGGATGATGTTGATGATGATCCGCCATTGCTGAGCTCTCATGCCCTAGCTGCACTAAAGGAGTTCCTTGCCGAACAAACCCAGCCCTCCACTGAGCCTCACTTGGAAAATGGAGTTTCCGAGGATTCGGAGGTCGCTTTAGTGGCGGAGGATTGGAGGCTGAGTCAATTCTGGTACGACCGGGTCACGGCGGAGACAGTGGCTGATGAGGTTCTTACGCTATGCCAGAACTTTGATTCTCCTCGAGTCGCATGTATTGCTTGCCCGACTCTCTACACTTATCTGAAG AAAATTGGCCCCAACGTATCTGCACAACTTCTTGAGTATGACAAACGCTTTTCCCAACATGGTAGTGAATTCACATTTTACGATTACAATGAACCGGAAGAATTGCCAATGGAATTGAAGCACAATTTTCAGATTATAGTAGCGGATCCTCCTTACCTG AGCAAAGAATGTTTGGAGAAAGTCACTcatacaatttcttttctagCACAACACAGTGAATCATACCTGCTATTACTAACAG GAGAAGTGCAAGCAGAAAGAGCAGCTGAGCTAATGGGTTTCCATACGTGTGGTTTTAGACCACACCACTCTAGCAAACTCGGGAACGAGTTCCGACTGTTCACGAACTATAATCCGGGGACAAGATTAGGAGGTTGGGAGCAATAG